One genomic window of Herpetosiphonaceae bacterium includes the following:
- a CDS encoding glutamate mutase L: protein MEYETATPEHGALLVVEIGLDQTRVTLVDVVDQSYRMVARAVSPSTFGPPDNDPTRAIIAALRQIEQTTSRELLQGDDLRYPQDDAGNGVDGVVATTSAAGPLSVAVAGIADHASVRSVTHAIRSTYTTLLETIALDEGGKELGKHLMSLVQTQPDVVVIAGGDAGDKAKAAPHKRLAHLVSLLATHGDNQPLVIFAGNSAAADEVRQTIGEAAPVEVSDNVVPLPQHPRIEPTRSLLRRIYQERRVAALPGAERLRMVRCRRLGSAVEDQGLMVRFLSQRFSRNVLAVSVDSWSTACLLMSGGHYSEAIFGRLGTRLGVLDVLKARGPAAIQRWLPFELDEQTLHNRLLNRVLRPYQVATDLDDLLLDYAIMREALSTAYLALRDERPDAQYDLVFGGGALADAPRPGLAALALLDALQPTSRDSVLAIDLYLDQFSLLAASGALAHLDTDAAACLLEQDGLNNVPLATVIVPRGELAPGKKIADVELRPVHGTPITRTVSAGQIVRLPLARGKRATLRIQPVSGIAIGPNKPGTEVLSDEAA, encoded by the coding sequence GTGGAATACGAGACAGCTACTCCAGAGCACGGTGCGCTCCTCGTCGTTGAAATCGGCCTGGATCAGACGCGCGTGACATTGGTGGATGTGGTCGATCAAAGCTACCGGATGGTCGCCCGCGCCGTCAGCCCCAGCACGTTTGGCCCGCCCGACAACGATCCGACGCGGGCGATTATCGCCGCGCTCCGGCAGATCGAGCAGACGACCAGCCGGGAGCTGTTGCAGGGCGACGACCTGCGCTATCCGCAGGATGATGCGGGCAACGGCGTCGATGGCGTGGTCGCGACGACCAGCGCGGCAGGGCCGCTGTCGGTCGCCGTCGCCGGAATAGCAGATCATGCCTCGGTCCGCAGCGTTACCCATGCGATTCGCAGCACATACACCACGCTGCTGGAGACGATCGCGCTGGATGAGGGCGGCAAGGAGCTTGGCAAGCATCTCATGTCGCTCGTGCAGACGCAGCCAGACGTGGTCGTGATCGCCGGTGGCGACGCGGGCGACAAGGCAAAGGCAGCGCCGCACAAACGGCTGGCGCATCTGGTATCGCTGCTTGCCACGCACGGCGATAACCAGCCGCTGGTGATCTTCGCCGGAAACAGCGCGGCTGCCGATGAGGTCCGCCAGACGATCGGCGAGGCCGCTCCGGTCGAGGTGAGCGATAACGTGGTGCCGCTGCCGCAGCATCCGCGCATCGAGCCGACGCGCTCGCTACTGCGGCGCATCTACCAGGAGCGGCGCGTTGCCGCGCTGCCGGGAGCCGAGCGGCTCCGCATGGTGCGCTGTCGCCGCCTGGGCAGCGCCGTGGAAGATCAGGGCTTGATGGTGCGATTTTTGTCGCAGCGCTTCTCCCGCAACGTGCTGGCCGTCTCGGTCGACTCGTGGAGCACGGCGTGTCTGCTGATGAGCGGCGGGCATTACTCCGAGGCGATCTTTGGGCGGCTGGGCACGCGCCTGGGCGTGCTCGACGTGCTCAAGGCGCGCGGCCCGGCGGCGATCCAGCGCTGGCTGCCCTTCGAGCTTGACGAGCAAACGCTGCACAATCGGTTGCTGAATCGCGTCCTGCGGCCATATCAGGTCGCCACCGACCTTGACGATCTGCTGCTGGATTACGCGATCATGCGCGAGGCGCTGAGCACGGCCTATCTTGCGCTGCGCGACGAGCGGCCCGACGCGCAGTACGATCTGGTCTTTGGCGGCGGCGCGCTGGCGGACGCTCCCCGGCCTGGCCTGGCGGCCCTGGCGCTGCTGGATGCGCTCCAGCCTACCAGCCGCGATAGCGTGCTGGCGATCGATCTCTACCTCGATCAGTTTAGTCTGCTGGCGGCAAGCGGCGCGCTGGCCCATCTCGACACCGACGCGGCGGCCTGTCTGCTGGAGCAGGATGGTCTTAACAACGTGCCGCTGGCGACGGTGATCGTGCCGCGCGGCGAGCTAGCTCCGGGCAAGAAGATCGCCGATGTCGAGCTGAGGCCGGTTCACGGCACGCCGATCAC